The sequence GGCGATTGGGTTAATGCCAGAACCGAGGTTGGCAACCACTTCATAAATCAGGTTAACGCCTTGCGCGAAGTTGTCGCTCCAGCCCAGCCAGCCTGAGTGTGCAATATCCACGTAGGAGTATACGTTAGGAACTTTGCCCAGTTCGGTAATGGCGTGACGAATACCGTCGCGGTAGCCGCCAGGACCATTGGCTTCCTGACAGTCAGGTTCGTTCAGGTTGGTAACCAGGTTAGGCAGGGAGTCCACTTCGATAACCGCAGCGATTTTGATACCCGCGTATGCAGGGTCGCTGACGATTTCAACGATGGGTGCGATGTAGTCGGACTTGTAGATGTTGAAGCCATCTTCGGAGATGCGCAATTCACCGTTGGAGGCGAGTGCAGCACAGTCACGGTTTGGCAGGTCGTAGACAACAAACATGAACAGGTCAGCGCCTTGCGCAAGGGCTTCGTTCAAGTGGTCGCGCAGGCCCATACCGTCAGCAGGCCCTTCGATTGCGCCGATGCGGTCCATCCAGACAAATGATGGCTCGTTGGCAATGACTGAGCCGCCGGGCTCATTGGCAGCACTCGCCGACCACATTGGGTTTACGTACCACTTCTGCGCAGCGGCGAACGGGTTGTCCACGCGTGGCCCGGGCATACCGGAGGAGCCGGTGCTTGAGCTGGAGCTGCTGGAAGAACTGCTGCTGGATGAGCTGCTGGATGTGCTGCTACCTGTGCCAGATGAAGAGCTGCTGGATGAACTGGAGCTGCTGCTTGAGGACGAGCTGCTGCTGGAAGAGGAGCTGCTAGACGTGCTCGAGCCAGTGCAGTTGCTCACCACGCCACCGTTGCCACCGTTTTGTGACTCACAGGTTTCACGTCCAATACAGCTTTGACCATTTTCCCAACCCCAACCGCTGGTGTTGCTACACAGTGGGTATGTGCCCTGGCCATACCAGCTACATACTTCAGTACATGAGCCGCCGGAGCTGCTGGAACTGGATGAAGAGGATGAAGACGAGGATGAGCTGTTGCTCGAAGAACTGTTGCTGGAAGAGCTGCTTGATGAGCTGCTGGAGCTGGATGAAGTTGAGCTACCAGTGCCGTCACATGCGCCCAGGCTGGTCCATGAGGCATCGCTTCCGGGCGTGCTGTTAGTGTACCAGTTGGCCTGGTAAAGTGCGTTTTGGTACACCATTTGGTCGCCGGCATTGGCGTGGTTGTAAGCGCCGCCGGACCAATCGCGTGCGGTCCAGTTCGGGTAAACATTCACCCCGCTGCACGATGCCGCATTTACCGCAGGAACCGCGGCAAACAGGCCCGCGGTTACGGCAAATGCCAGGGCTTTTAATTTGTTGGTTGTCATATGTCAGAATCTCCAAGGAGTGTTTTATTGTGATAATTCACCACTTGTGTTGTCGGCAACTCAAGGGTGTGATACGCGACCAACATGCACTTGATCACGTGTAAGCTCGAACTGAATCGAGATGGATATCGTGTGAACCTGTAACGTTATTCTTTGAGTCGCTGGATGAGCCAGCACTGCACAAGAAGTAAGATCGTCACGGGTACCACTCGCACGATAAGGCTCTGGAACGTCAAATCAGCTTTGCTCGAAACCTGTGCTCAGCGTGAGCCTTCGTAGCCTGCGCCTCGCGTAAAAACTGATCTTTTTGCCTTAGAACGATTATTATTGCCTTAGCCCTATGAACCGCAGTCTGAGTACTCGCCAGCTTTTTCAGGTAATAGAAAAATAACTGAGCGTTCTGCGATTACATTTACCTTAATTAGCCAGGTGTGTTTTGAACAGAATGTCATTGGCAGATGCGTGATCAGCGACGTCTTTTGCTGCCGCCAGTCCAACGGCTGGCTTGAAACCCGCTATCTACTCGCTATCTACTAAGGCCTACAGAGCGACAATTCTGTTTATTCGTCTAGACCTGTTTGCTTCGCCAGGAAGAGGGTAAATCGACTGCCTGCCTGGTGCAGCTATTACATTGCGATTTGGTTATGTGCAGCGGTGGTGAATTCGCTGCTTTGGCAGTATGACTTGGATACTGCTTTATTTTTATGGGCGAAATTGTCGCCGATTTTTTAGTGTTGTGCTACCCAGTGTTTCTCATAAATTGCATAATTTTAATGCCGTTTTTGATTCATACGGCGCCGATAACGTATAAACTTATGTTGCTTATTCTGTCTGGAGAAAAGGACCCATTCATTCGTATTAGCGTTTTCTCCATTCCCTAACTAAAAGCGTTGAGTCGCTCTGCGCTTCGGCTAACGATAAACATGTTATGTATATAATTGCCGTTTTAGTAAATGTTACTCTTCGCCCAGATTCGAGTGCCAAATCAGGCTGGACATTGGTGATACATCATTAAACACTTCCACAGGGTTGGAACCATCTCTCGCCATACGAAACAACTGATATTCACGGGCACCGAGTTCTTCCGCGTAGAGGTAGGCAATTTGTTTTTCGTCTGGTGAGTAGGTTGGGTTTTTAAACATGTGATCGTGCTTGGTGAGTTGTTTGCTAGTGCCGCCCACCTGATACTCAAAAATATGCATTCCGCCTTCGTAGATCTTGCGTTGGCTTGCTTCGTCCCAATAGAACTTGTAGCCGAGGAGTGCGGAGTAGAGCAGGTGATCCCCGGCCGAGTTCCAGCTAACACTATCCTGCACCTGAGCATCCGGCGGGCTAACTAGCTGTGGTTCACCTTCGAGTGGCATTACCCATAGCTGACGGGTGCCTCGGTGGCGCGGGTGACGTATGAAAGCGATTTTGTCCGCGGCTGGCGACCAGCTGACATAGGCGAACTGCTTTTGGTAATTGTCGGCGTCAGTGGCTGGTGCACTATCTGCTGGGCTCTCAAGCAGAATACGTTGCAACGTTTTGCTGCTGAGATCCGCCACCTGAACCACATCAATATACGAGTGAGTATCATCGTTATACGCGATAGCGACTTGGGTACTGTCTGGAGACCATGCATAGCTGGCTACCTCCTTGCTGCTGAGGACTTCCAATGGTTCTTCTCTGCCTGGTACGAGAAATGACAGCTGTTGATTACCGCTATTACGACTAACGTACGAAATGATTTTTCCGTTCGGACTAAATTTTGGCTGAACTTCCAACCCCGGGCCTTCATAAATTTTCGTGGGAAATGGCTGGCCTTTCATTTGCAAAAATATATCGAAATTTTCTGTGCGTTTGGCCATGTCGATTTTTGGGTTTTCAGTTCTGTTGGAAACAAAAATCAAATCGCCATTTACTGAGACATCCAGCTCCAGGTCTCTCCATCGTTCGTCATCGGTACGTTTTGTGATTTGGTCGTTGCTGTCTGCCGAGTAAATATTGACAGATGGGCCAATAGTTTTCGCTGAAAAGTAAAGCGTGCTGGGACCGTACGAGGCTTTTTCGCATGCGACTGTCGCGCTGCACAAAATAATAATCAATAATTTTCGCAATGAATGCTTCGAAAAAGTGGTTTGTCGGTGCGGCATAGTCATGTGGTAATTGTTATCTATTTTTTATTTATTATTCGATTAATAGGTGGTCAAAAATCTGCAGTTGTTTGCGGCTAGTTTACTCTTTCACGATTACAGATTCATCAGACTTAAGTGATAAATGCGAGCGGTTCACGTATTAAATTGCAAAAAAAAGCCGCGCCTGATAAGGCGCGGCTTGTGGGGTTTTAGTTGAACCCGTTAGTTGAACTCAGAGAAACACTTAGTTAATCGGTGGATAAGCGTTTTCAAGTAGCAACTGGAAGGCTTCAGGGAACCAGCGACCAGCGTGCGGCGCATTTGGCATAGCACCGGTGCCGTATGCACTGTTGGACGAGTTGCTGGCGAACGGATCACACATTGGATCGTGTTGCTTGTTCGGGTCGTTAGGATCGATCTCGAAGTTAGGATCGGATACACCGTCAGACTCACCCTGTGGTTTCACCCAAACGTAGGCATCAATACCCGGTGCAGGTGCAGCGGTTGGACGGTAGCCGACACCACCAGGCTGGTTACACCAGTTGCCACGGTGCTCACGACGGTCGATACGTGATTCGTCAACGAAGGTGTTCAGGTTGTTAGAGGTAGACTGAGCCGTTGGACGTTCAGGGCCACCCCAACCGTTACGCGCGGTATCGATCAGCATACCGATGGAGCTTGGCATACCTTTCGAGATCATGGCAGAGCGCCAATCGGTCACGAAGGGTTTCTCTGCCAGGTAGCTGTTCCACTCATAGAAATCGGAAGAGCGAACGGGCTGACCACCGACCTGCAGGTTGGCGTCTGGCAGGAAGGGTTCTTCCACTGGCGTGTAGTTAGCGGAGTTACTGACGAAACCGGCGATTGGGTTAATGCCAGAACCGAGGTCGGCAACCACTTCATAAATCAGGTTAACGCCTTGCGCGAAGTTGTCGCTCCAGCCCAACCAGCCTGAGTGTGCAATATCCACGTAGGAGTATACGTTAGGAACTTTGCCCAGTTCGGTAATGGCGTGACGAATACCGTCGCGGTAGCCGCCAGGACCATTGGCTTCCTGACAGTCAGGTTCGCTCAGGTTGGTAACCAGGTTAGGCAGGGAGTCCACTTCGATAACCGCAGCGATTTTGATACCCGCGTACGCAGGGTCGCTGACGATTTCAACGATGGGTGCGATGTAGTCGGACTTGTAGATGTTGAAGCCATCTTCGGAGATGCGCAGTTCACCGTTGGAGGCGAGTGCAGCACAGTCACGGTTTGGCAGGTCGTAGACAACAAACATGAACAGGTCAGCACCTTGCGCAAGGGCTTCGTTCAAGTGGTCGCGCAGGCCCATACCGTCAGCAGGTCCTTCGATTGCGCCGATGCGGTCCATCCAGACAAATGATGGCTCGTTGGCAATCGCGGAGCCGCCAGGCTCATTGGCAGCATTCGCAGACCACATTGGGTTCAAGTACCAGGTTTGCGCAGCGGCGAACGGGTTGTCCACGCGTGGCCCAGGCATACCAGAGGAGCCGGTGCTTGAGCTTGAGCTGCTGGAAGAGCTGCTGCTGGAAGATGTGCTGCTACCTGTGCCAGATGAAGAGCTGCTGGATGAACTGGAGCTGCTGCTTGAGGACGAGCTGCTGCTGGAAGAGGAGCTGCTAGACGTGCTCGAGCCAGTGCAGTTACTCACCACACCACCAGCGCCACCGTTCTGTGATTCACAGGTTTGACGGCCGATACAGCTCTGATTGTTTTCCCAACCCCAACCGCTGGTGTTGTTACACAGTGGGTAGGTTCCCTGACCGTACCAGTTGCACACTTCGGTACATTGACCGCCACCGGTGCTGCTAGAGCTGCTGGAAGAGGACGATGAAGAGGAAGATGAACTGCTGGAGGAGCTGGAGCCACCGCCAGTGGACGAGGAGCTGCTGGAAGAAGAGCTGCTGCTTGACGAGGAGCTGCTGGAACTGGAGGAGGTCGTACTACCGTTTCCACCGCACGCACCGAGACTGGTCCACGACGGATCGCTGCCAGGTACGCTGTTGGTGTACCAGTTGGCGCGGTACAGGTAATTTTGATAGACCATTTCGTCGCCAGCGTTTGCATGGTTGTATGCGCCACCAGACCAGTCACGCGCAGTCCAGTTAGGGTAGACATTCACGCCAGCACAGTTGCCACCGCCAGTTGAACCGGAGCTGCTCGACGATGAAGAGCTGCTGGAGGATGAACTGCTTGAGGACGAGCTGCTTGAGCTTGAAGAGCTAGACGAGCTGGAAGAAGAGCTAGACGAGCTGCCGTTACCGATTGTGGTGCCCCAGTTGGATACGATGCTCTTAACCAGTGTGCCGGAGGCCGTCAGGTCGGAGGCGGTCCAGCCGCTAATGGGGGTGCCAGGTTGTACGATAGACGCACCTTCCAGTTTGTCACTCACCGACCAGTTCAAGTGAGAGATATTGTTCTGCTTGAGGAAGTCCATCCATTGCTGAGTTTCGTTAACCGCAGGCGCACCATCGCCATCCGCGTTAACGGTGCCCCACTCGGTAACAAACAGCGCAATACCACTGTTCATAGCGTTACGCGCTTTATCGCGCAACCATGAACCGTGGGTGCCTGCGTAAAAGTGTAGGGTGTATGCAATATTGCTGTAGCTGGTGATCGGGTTGCGCGCAGCAGCGTCCACATCCTGCGACCAAGTGGGCGTACCGACGATAATCAGGTTGTCTGGGTCGATTGCGCGGATAGCGCCGATCACAGATTCTGCATACGGTTTAATAACGTTGTCCCAGCTGATTTGCAGGGGCTCGTTGTAGATTTCATAAATAACATTGTCGTACCCACCGTACAATGTGGCCATCTCTTCGAAAAACTCGATAGATTCAGCCTCGTAATCTTCTGCGTGGTGAGTGTGAAAATCGATGATAACGTACATGTCTTCTGCGATGGCTGCATCCACCAGCGCACGTACGCGAGCGACGTTACCCTCGGGGTCGGCGTCTTCATGTTCGGGGATATAGCTGCCATCAAAGTCTACGCCCATCGCAGCGCGGACAATGGTTGCGTTCCAGTCGTTTTTCAGCCAACGCACTGTTTCTGCGTTGTAAAAACGTTCCTGGCCCCATCCGGTATTGCTCCAAAAGAAGCTGTTACCAGCGAAGCTTTTTGCTTCACCGCCACTTAAAATCTGATTTCCGCTCACTGTCAACGGAGGTACATCCGCGAAAGCTGCAGAGGTGGAGAAAACTGCGGCGGCAACAGCAGTAAACGCACCTGTCAGTATAGATTTGATCATAAGAGATGTTCCCATGACTTATTAACGTTATTTTTCTTTGGGGTTTAGTAGGTTGAGTGTTGCCCTGGGTGAAATACCTCGCACTCGCAAAGCGATGGCCATTCTAGGGAAAGCAATTATTTATTGAAAGTGTTGAAAAATAAGGGGTTTTGGATGCTTTTGATTAAGTCTTAACCATGAAATTTCCTGCGAAAAATGTAACCTTTTTATGAGATGGGACAGGAAATGGAGATTCGAAGATAGGATTTG comes from Teredinibacter turnerae and encodes:
- a CDS encoding glycoside hydrolase family 6 protein, with product MTTNKLKALAFAVTAGLFAAVPAVNAASCSGVNVYPNWTARDWSGGAYNHANAGDQMVYQNALYQANWYTNSTPGSDASWTSLGACDGTGSSTSSSSSSSSSSSSSNSSSSNSSSSSSSSSSSSSSSGGSCTEVCSWYGQGTYPLCSNTSGWGWENGQSCIGRETCESQNGGNGGVVSNCTGSSTSSSSSSSSSSSSSSSSSSSSSSSSGTGSSTSSSSSSSSSSSSSSSSTGSSGMPGPRVDNPFAAAQKWYVNPMWSASAANEPGGSVIANEPSFVWMDRIGAIEGPADGMGLRDHLNEALAQGADLFMFVVYDLPNRDCAALASNGELRISEDGFNIYKSDYIAPIVEIVSDPAYAGIKIAAVIEVDSLPNLVTNLNEPDCQEANGPGGYRDGIRHAITELGKVPNVYSYVDIAHSGWLGWSDNFAQGVNLIYEVVANLGSGINPIAGFVSNSANYTPVEEPFLPDANLQVGGQPVRSSDFYEWNSYLAEKPFVTDWRSAMISKGMPSSIGMLIDTARNGWGGPERPTAQSTSNNLNTFVDESRIDRREHRGNWCNQPGGVGYRPTAAPAPGIDAYVWVKPQGESDGVSDPNFEIDPNDPNKQHDPMCDPFASNSSNSAYGTGAMPNAPHAGRWFPEAFQLLVENAYPPL
- a CDS encoding glycoside hydrolase family 6 protein produces the protein MIKSILTGAFTAVAAAVFSTSAAFADVPPLTVSGNQILSGGEAKSFAGNSFFWSNTGWGQERFYNAETVRWLKNDWNATIVRAAMGVDFDGSYIPEHEDADPEGNVARVRALVDAAIAEDMYVIIDFHTHHAEDYEAESIEFFEEMATLYGGYDNVIYEIYNEPLQISWDNVIKPYAESVIGAIRAIDPDNLIIVGTPTWSQDVDAAARNPITSYSNIAYTLHFYAGTHGSWLRDKARNAMNSGIALFVTEWGTVNADGDGAPAVNETQQWMDFLKQNNISHLNWSVSDKLEGASIVQPGTPISGWTASDLTASGTLVKSIVSNWGTTIGNGSSSSSSSSSSSSSSSSSSSSSSSSSSSSSSSSSSGSTGGGNCAGVNVYPNWTARDWSGGAYNHANAGDEMVYQNYLYRANWYTNSVPGSDPSWTSLGACGGNGSTTSSSSSSSSSSSSSSSSSSSSTGGGSSSSSSSSSSSSSSSSSSSSTGGGQCTEVCNWYGQGTYPLCNNTSGWGWENNQSCIGRQTCESQNGGAGGVVSNCTGSSTSSSSSSSSSSSSSSSSSSSSSSSSGTGSSTSSSSSSSSSSSSSTGSSGMPGPRVDNPFAAAQTWYLNPMWSANAANEPGGSAIANEPSFVWMDRIGAIEGPADGMGLRDHLNEALAQGADLFMFVVYDLPNRDCAALASNGELRISEDGFNIYKSDYIAPIVEIVSDPAYAGIKIAAVIEVDSLPNLVTNLSEPDCQEANGPGGYRDGIRHAITELGKVPNVYSYVDIAHSGWLGWSDNFAQGVNLIYEVVADLGSGINPIAGFVSNSANYTPVEEPFLPDANLQVGGQPVRSSDFYEWNSYLAEKPFVTDWRSAMISKGMPSSIGMLIDTARNGWGGPERPTAQSTSNNLNTFVDESRIDRREHRGNWCNQPGGVGYRPTAAPAPGIDAYVWVKPQGESDGVSDPNFEIDPNDPNKQHDPMCDPFASNSSNSAYGTGAMPNAPHAGRWFPEAFQLLLENAYPPIN